The genomic region ATAATGGAGTCGATAAAAATAAAATAAAAGAATTTTATAAGCTTTTGTATAATTCTGCAAAAAGCTATAATATTCCAGTAGTAATGACGGGGAATGCTCACTATTTAAATAAAGAAGATAAAAAAGCTAGAGATGCATTAATAATAGGTTCAGCTACTAAAGGTAAAAAGAAAAAAATATATGATTCTAATAAATATTTTAGAACAACTAAAGAAATGTTGGAAGCAGCTTATGAAATATTTGAGGATGAAGAAATTGCTAAAGAAATAGTGATTGAAAATACCAATAAAATAGCAGATTTGATAGAAGAAATTAAACCATTAGAAGGGAAATTGCATCCACCTATAATAGAAGGTGCAGATGATACAGTAAGAGAATTATCCTGGAAAACAGCAAAAGAGATATATGGTGATCCCCTGCCAGAAATAGTGAAATCTCGAATAGAGAGAGAATTAAAATCTATTATTAATCACGGTTATGCAGTATTGTATTTGATGGCACAAAAAATAGTAAAAAAATCTAATGATGATGGATATCTTGTTGGTTCGAGAGGATCTGTAGGATCTTCCTTAGTTGCAACAATGATGGGAATAACAGAAGTTAATCCGTTGCCACCTCACTATGTATGCCCAAAGTGCAAATATAGTGAATTTATTACTGATGGATCATACGATTCTGGTTATGATTTGCCTGATAAAAAATGTCCCAAATGTGGAATGGAAATGAAAAAGAATGGTCAGGATATACCTTTTGAAACATTTATGGGTTTTGAAGGAGATAAGGTACCCGATATTGATTTGAATTTTTCTGGTGAATATCAATCGCGAGCACATAAATTTATTGAGGAATTGTTTGGTGTTGATCACGTATTTAGAGCAGGTACTATATCAACAGTTGCAGAAAAAACAGCATATGGATATGTAAAAAAGTATGCAGAAGAATATGCAGGAGATTTGAAAAATCCAGAAATAATAAGATTAGCTAAAAAGATTGAAGGGGCAAGAAGAACTACAGGACAACATCCAGGCGGATTAATGATTGTCCCTAAAAACATGGAGGTTTACGATTTTACTCCTGTTCAATATCCTGCGAATGATAGAAAAGCGAATACTATGACGACTCATTTTGATTATCATGTTATTCACGATGATTTAGTAAAGTTAGATGCATTGGGACATGATGATCCTACGTTTTTAAAAATGTTGAGCGATTTGACAGGTGTAGAATACAAAAATATAAAAATGGATGATAAAGAAACCATGTCGATTTTTTCATCATCAAAGGCTTTAGGTGTAGATTTGAGTTCTGAATTAAGAACAACTGTTGGAACATTGGGAATACCAGAATTTGGAACACAATTTGTTAGAGGAATGCTTGAAGAAACTAAGCCAAAAACTTTTGCAGCACTTGTAAGAATCTCAGGTTTGTCCCATGGAACAGATGTGTGGTTAAATAATGCGAGAGATTTAATAGCTGCAAAAAAAGCCACGGTTGACGAGGTTATTGCATGTCGTGATGATATTATGAATTATTTGATACAAAAAGGATTGGATAAAAAACATTCATTTTTTATAATGGAAAAGGTAAGAAAAGGTAAAGGCTTAGCCTCAGAAGATGAAGATGAAATGAAAAAAAATAATGTTCCAGAATGGTTTATCAATTCATGTAAAAAAATAAAATACTTATTTCCAAAAGCTCACGCAGCAGCATATGTAAGTATGGCATTTAGAATTGCATATTTTAAAGTGCACTATCCATTGGCATTTTATGCTACATATTTTTCAGTTAAAGGTGATGAATTTAATACAGAAATAATATTGAAAGGTAGAAATTCTATTAGAGCAAGAATTTTTGATTTGAAATCATTAAAATCTCTAGATGTAAAAGAAAAAAACGAATTAACTGTTTTGGAATTAGCTTATGAAATGCTATTGCGTGGCTTTGGATTTTTGCCTCCTGATATATATAAATCAGATGCTAAAAACTTTATCATTGAAAACAATAAACTAAGAATACCTTTTATAAAAGTTCCAAATTTAGGAGAAAAAGCTGCTATAAGTATAGTAAAAGCAAGACAAGAGAAGGAGTTTTTATCAGTTGAAGACTTATTAAAAAGAACTGGTATTAATAAGACAACAGTTGAAACGTTTAGAAAACTAGGTATGTTAAAAGGATTGCCTGAAAAAAATCAGGTTAATTTATTTGAGGGATTAATGTGAGGTGATATTTTGTATAACATCCTTATTGTTGATGATTCGAGATTTGATAGAATAATTATCAGAGATATGATTGAGGAGATTGGATATAATGTTATTGGTGAAGCAGAAAATGGGAAAGAAGCTATAAATATGTACTTTAAAATATATCCGGATATTGTATTTATGAATTTAATAATGCCTGTGATGGATGGACTAGAAGCAATGAAATTTATATTGGAAAATGATCCAGAAGCTAAAATAATTGTGACCTCTTCATATTCGGAAAAAAATACGTTAAAGAAGCTATATTAAATGGCGCTAAAGATTTTCTAGCTATTCCTATAAAAAAAGAAAAATTAATAGAGATTTTAGAAAAAATATAATCCCAGAAGCTCTGGGATTATATTTTTGGCTGTCTTGTGATTTTGTATATTTATACTTTTAATATATTTTTTGGATTTAAGCTTTTATCTATTCTTTTTACTAAACCAGTAAGAACTTTTCCTGGGCCAACTTCGTATACTTGAGTAACCCCAATTTTCTTCATTTTTCTAATGCTATCTACCCATTTTACTGTTCCAGTAATTTGCTTAATTATATTTTCTTTTATTTTTTCTGGATCATATTCTAAGTCACCAATATAATTTTGTATAATTTTGTATTTTGGGTTATTAAATTTAATATTTTCTAATTCATGTTTCATTTTTTCTTGAGCGGGTTCAACGAGTTTTGAATGAAATGGTCCACTCACGTTTAATTCAACAACTTTTTTTGCACCTTTTTCTTTTAGTACTTCAAGGGCTTTTAAAACTTCTTGTTTTTCACCACTAATTACAATTTGTTCTGGGGAATTATGATTCGCAATATTAACATTATTAAATTGAGATAAGACTTCTTGTATATTTTCTATATTTAATCCAATTACTGCTCCCATGCCACCAATTCCAGGGGGGCAAGCTTCACTCATATATTTACCTCTAAGGCGGACTAATTTTACAGCATCTTCAAAAGAGATAACTTCTGCCGTTGTTAATGCTGTCCATTCGCCCAAAGAATGACCAGCAACAACATCAGGAATAATATTTAATTTTTCAACTGCATACATATACATTATATATGAAATAGTCAATAATGCAGGTTGAGCATTTTCTGTTAGAGTTAAAGTTTTTTCATCATCTCCAAAAATAATAGATTCTAAATTTACACTAATGGTTTCAGAAGCTTTATCTAAATACTTTTTATATTCAGGATATTTTTCTAAAATTTCTTTTCCCATTCCAAGAGATTGAGATCCCTGACCTGGAAAGACAAATGCTATCATTTTATCACCTCTCAAAATATTTTTTGAGTTCTTCGCCAAATTCTTCAACAATTTCTTTAACGCTTTTTATTTCATTGATCAATCCAGCACTTTGTCCAGCCATGAAAGATCCATTTTCTAAGTCTCCATCCATAAAGGCTTTTCTCAAACTTCCGACAAGCATTTCTTCTGCTTCTTCTGGTGAAGCAACTTCGAGTTGCTTTATCTTCTTAGCAAATTTTGTTTTTATGACTCTTGCTGGATGCCCAATTGATGCACCAGTAACAATAGCATCTCTTATGCCAGCTTTTAAAATTAATTTTTTATAATTTTCATGTGCCTCACATTCATGAGTAGCGACAAATCTTGTTCCCATTTGAATTCCTTCAGCACCCAATGCTAAAGCAGCTCTTGCACCTCTTAAATCAGCAATACCTCCTGCTGCAATAACAGGAATATTTAAAACATCAACGAGCTTTGGTATTAAAACCATAGTAGAGACATCACCTATATGTCCTCCACATTCCATTCCTTCACCAATAATGGCATCAACTCCAGTTTTTTCTAATCTTTTAGCCAGATTTTCTGATGAAACTACAGCTAAAACTTTTATATTTTTTTCTTTTAATTGAGGAATGTATTTCCCTGGATTACCAGCTCCAAAAATTACTACAGGAACATTTTCTTCTTTTACTATTTCAACTAATTGATCGGCATAAGGGTTTACTAATATAATATTTACAGCAAAAGTTTTATCAGTTAATGTTTTTATTGTCTTAATAGATTCTTTTAAAATATCAGGGGTCATACTTCCAGCACCAATGGTTCCAAGGCCACCAGCTTCAGAAACTGCTGCGGCTAATTTTGCTGTTCCAACCCATGCCATTCCACCTTCTAAAACAGGATATTTGATATTAAGTAGTTCTGTTACTCTATTCATTGTTGCACCTCCAGGTTATTGCTGATGTTGTCATTCCTCCACCAACTGAAATAAGTAAATGATCTTTTAATGAAATTTTGGTATTTCCATAAGTTTTAAATAAAGTCAAAGGAATGCTTGCAGCGCCAGTATTTCCATATTTTTCTATAATATCTAAAAATTCAAAATCATTAAAGTTTTTTTTGACGCTTTCTAATATTCTCTTGTTTGCTTGATGGGGGACAATAATTTTTTTACCATAATCATTAATATATTGTGATAACATCTTTTTCATATTATTTACAGCAAATTTATATACTCTTTTACCATCCATTATAATTTTTTTATTTTCATTTATATTTAAAGCATCTAAATATTCTGAATCATACATAACTCTATGATCGCAAATACATTTGTCATGATTTTCCAAAATCATAGCAACAGCAGCATCAGAAAATAAAATTGCAGTATTGATATCATTTTCTTCGACAAGATCTGATAATTTTTCTGAAACTATTAATAAAATTTTATTTGCAATATTTTCTCTGAACATGACATCTGCAATATGTAATGAGGTTACAAAACCCACAAATCCATTTGATACGTCAATACCATAACGTGAATTTTTAATCTTCAATTTTTCAAATATTCTGACATAAAAAGGAACATAATGTGCTCCTACAGAAGAAACGAATAGTACAGTATCAACTCCATCAATATCTAAAACTTCTGCTGCTTTTATTCCCATTTGAAATACATCTATTTCAGATATATACCTATTTTTTATACCAGTTCTTTTATATATCCAATCTTCAGAGACATTGAATTTTTTGGCTAAAATTTGATTATCCAATTTTTTTTCTGGGATAAAAGCATTAATTTGTGATATGTGCATATTATCCCTTCTTTATTCCAACCATTAATTCTGCACTGGTAACGGTTTTATTTTCAACCTTAGCATTCGCTTTTAATTTGAACATACCCATTTTTTCTTGAATTACTTCAATTTCATATATTAATTTATCTCCTGGTCTAACTTCCCTTTTAAATCTTGCTTTATCAATTCCAAGAAATAAAGGTATAGAATTTTCTTTTAAATCTTTCATCAATAATAATCCTGCAGTTTGTGCCAATCCTTCTATTATTAATACGCCCGGCATAATAGGATAATCCGGGAAATGACCTTGAAAATGAGGTTCGTTTATACTAACGTTTTTATATGCAATTATTTTATTTTCAGTTATTTCGATAACACCATCGACAAGCAAAAATGGATATCTATGTGGTAGTATTTTCATTATTTCATCAATATTCATTATTCCCATTGTGTAATCACCCCCACAGCATCTGGACCTAAATGAGTACCTATTACAGGATCAAGTAGAGAATATATGATATCATCATCATGAATTCCTTTATTTCTGAGTTCTTCAATTATTAATCCACCATACTTTAGGTTGCTTGTATGAATAACAGCAATTTTTTTTAACCTTAAAGTGTCTATTCTGGCGAGAGATTGATTTACTACTTCTTTTATCATTTTGTTAATTCCTCGAGAGTTTTTTACCGGTATTATTTCACCTTCCTCCAAAGAGAGAATAGGCTTCATATTTAATAAACCGCCCATTAATGCTTTTGCTTTTCCAATTCTTCCGCCTTTATATAAATAATCAATGTTGGTTACACTAAAAATAGTTTTCACTGTAGTATAAAAATTTCGTGCATATTCCAATAATTGTTCTATTTCATAAATTCCAGATTCAATTTTATTTTTTAATTCTAATACTAAAAATCCCAAGCCAAAACTGGTTAATTTGGTATCAATAGTAAAAATTCTTTTTTCATCTACTATAGATGCCGCAAGTCTTGCTGAGTTTAAGGTTCCGCTTAATTTTTCTGAAATAGTGAGCGTGATCAAATAATCATATCTTTTTAACATATCTCTATAAACTTCTTCGAAGTCCTTTACAGATGGTTGAGAAGTTAAAGGTACATATGAACCTACTTTTAGTTCTTCGTAAAATGTAGTAGGACATAAATCTACAGCTTTTATATGTTTGCTTTCTCTCAAAATATAAAGAGATGCATATCCAATGTCATTTTTTTCTAAAAAATCTGTAGGTAAATTACAGGTATTATCAGTTACAATTCCAATTTTCATTTCGCATCAACTCCTTATAAACCCCTATACACAATTGAAACATTATGTCCTCCAAATCCAAAAGCATTTTTAATTGCATATTTTGCTTTAAAATCAATAGTTTCTTTGGGTATTTTTAAATCTTTTAATTCATCATTTGGTTCTACTAAATTTGGCATACCGTGTATGAATCCTTCTTTCATTTGTAAAACAAGTCCAACAAATTCAATTGCAGCTGCTCCACCAAGTGCATGTCCAAATAGTGTTTTAGATCCTTGAATAAAAATATCTTTAGCGT from Marinitoga aeolica harbors:
- a CDS encoding response regulator; amino-acid sequence: MYNILIVDDSRFDRIIIRDMIEEIGYNVIGEAENGKEAINMYFKIYPDIVFMNLIMPVMDGLEAMKFILENDPEAKIIVTSSYSEKNTLKKLY
- the fabZ gene encoding 3-hydroxyacyl-ACP dehydratase FabZ; this encodes MNIDEIMKILPHRYPFLLVDGVIEITENKIIAYKNVSINEPHFQGHFPDYPIMPGVLIIEGLAQTAGLLLMKDLKENSIPLFLGIDKARFKREVRPGDKLIYEIEVIQEKMGMFKLKANAKVENKTVTSAELMVGIKKG
- a CDS encoding 3-oxoacyl-[acyl-carrier-protein] synthase III C-terminal domain-containing protein; translated protein: MHISQINAFIPEKKLDNQILAKKFNVSEDWIYKRTGIKNRYISEIDVFQMGIKAAEVLDIDGVDTVLFVSSVGAHYVPFYVRIFEKLKIKNSRYGIDVSNGFVGFVTSLHIADVMFRENIANKILLIVSEKLSDLVEENDINTAILFSDAAVAMILENHDKCICDHRVMYDSEYLDALNINENKKIIMDGKRVYKFAVNNMKKMLSQYINDYGKKIIVPHQANKRILESVKKNFNDFEFLDIIEKYGNTGAASIPLTLFKTYGNTKISLKDHLLISVGGGMTTSAITWRCNNE
- a CDS encoding nitronate monooxygenase; protein product: MNRVTELLNIKYPVLEGGMAWVGTAKLAAAVSEAGGLGTIGAGSMTPDILKESIKTIKTLTDKTFAVNIILVNPYADQLVEIVKEENVPVVIFGAGNPGKYIPQLKEKNIKVLAVVSSENLAKRLEKTGVDAIIGEGMECGGHIGDVSTMVLIPKLVDVLNIPVIAAGGIADLRGARAALALGAEGIQMGTRFVATHECEAHENYKKLILKAGIRDAIVTGASIGHPARVIKTKFAKKIKQLEVASPEEAEEMLVGSLRKAFMDGDLENGSFMAGQSAGLINEIKSVKEIVEEFGEELKKYFER
- a CDS encoding DegV family protein, whose translation is MKIGIVTDNTCNLPTDFLEKNDIGYASLYILRESKHIKAVDLCPTTFYEELKVGSYVPLTSQPSVKDFEEVYRDMLKRYDYLITLTISEKLSGTLNSARLAASIVDEKRIFTIDTKLTSFGLGFLVLELKNKIESGIYEIEQLLEYARNFYTTVKTIFSVTNIDYLYKGGRIGKAKALMGGLLNMKPILSLEEGEIIPVKNSRGINKMIKEVVNQSLARIDTLRLKKIAVIHTSNLKYGGLIIEELRNKGIHDDDIIYSLLDPVIGTHLGPDAVGVITQWE
- a CDS encoding PolC-type DNA polymerase III; the encoded protein is MKISDFLLSKLGFDPFNLQGEIEINEFLLLKLYNPLSENEEKNIKRFFSRLMKMPVKFVLLIKKDLNYILENWIDLIKGNEEENYLRFLLPDVSDNELIFRVSNRFALERIKKNKEIIDKILNRSLGYSPNYEFLFDESLNIDYTEIENNDYELIEDYDEEANDKNLKSIISMGHNTESNEKSDLNNDEIILGNNFKKVSIPLERLSEIMYQTSKVVVEGEVFYKEYNDRAIILTMFITDNTDSITIKAFKNSAEKLNANIKEKDFIKVEGRITYDEYQKEYVIIPDNIIKIPPKERIDDAEVKRVELHAHSKFSALDSVLDVEELVKTAAKWGHKAVAITDHEVVQSIPVFYNVAKKNNIKPIYGCEINVVNNKVSIINNFSKEIKFNSKFVVFDFETTGFDPNVEEIIEIGAVKIENGEIKEVFHKMIKPNKNVPQKIQEITGITNEMLENSPSIEEILPEFMEFITDSVLVAHNANFDYRFLRRWAKEVLNIEIKMPYVDTLAMARALLNLKGGHSLDKVVKALGLGNFEHHRAHEDAKVTAYAFLKLLEKAKGRGIKTLNELINLEKMIDFKKLRKYHAAVLVKNRTGLKNLYKLISKAHTEYFYRDTTILLNELLENREGLLIGSGCTKNIIFEEYSKGASIDEINSLISLFDYIEIQPLDSVEHNGVDKNKIKEFYKLLYNSAKSYNIPVVMTGNAHYLNKEDKKARDALIIGSATKGKKKKIYDSNKYFRTTKEMLEAAYEIFEDEEIAKEIVIENTNKIADLIEEIKPLEGKLHPPIIEGADDTVRELSWKTAKEIYGDPLPEIVKSRIERELKSIINHGYAVLYLMAQKIVKKSNDDGYLVGSRGSVGSSLVATMMGITEVNPLPPHYVCPKCKYSEFITDGSYDSGYDLPDKKCPKCGMEMKKNGQDIPFETFMGFEGDKVPDIDLNFSGEYQSRAHKFIEELFGVDHVFRAGTISTVAEKTAYGYVKKYAEEYAGDLKNPEIIRLAKKIEGARRTTGQHPGGLMIVPKNMEVYDFTPVQYPANDRKANTMTTHFDYHVIHDDLVKLDALGHDDPTFLKMLSDLTGVEYKNIKMDDKETMSIFSSSKALGVDLSSELRTTVGTLGIPEFGTQFVRGMLEETKPKTFAALVRISGLSHGTDVWLNNARDLIAAKKATVDEVIACRDDIMNYLIQKGLDKKHSFFIMEKVRKGKGLASEDEDEMKKNNVPEWFINSCKKIKYLFPKAHAAAYVSMAFRIAYFKVHYPLAFYATYFSVKGDEFNTEIILKGRNSIRARIFDLKSLKSLDVKEKNELTVLELAYEMLLRGFGFLPPDIYKSDAKNFIIENNKLRIPFIKVPNLGEKAAISIVKARQEKEFLSVEDLLKRTGINKTTVETFRKLGMLKGLPEKNQVNLFEGLM
- the fabD gene encoding ACP S-malonyltransferase, whose amino-acid sequence is MIAFVFPGQGSQSLGMGKEILEKYPEYKKYLDKASETISVNLESIIFGDDEKTLTLTENAQPALLTISYIMYMYAVEKLNIIPDVVAGHSLGEWTALTTAEVISFEDAVKLVRLRGKYMSEACPPGIGGMGAVIGLNIENIQEVLSQFNNVNIANHNSPEQIVISGEKQEVLKALEVLKEKGAKKVVELNVSGPFHSKLVEPAQEKMKHELENIKFNNPKYKIIQNYIGDLEYDPEKIKENIIKQITGTVKWVDSIRKMKKIGVTQVYEVGPGKVLTGLVKRIDKSLNPKNILKV